A genomic region of Phragmites australis chromosome 2, lpPhrAust1.1, whole genome shotgun sequence contains the following coding sequences:
- the LOC133909613 gene encoding protein LONG AFTER FAR-RED 3-like: protein MPAHSALLAAAIAIATAVFLLPSASRLSWTPRGRFADMILANATIYTADPARPFADAMAVRAGRVLRVGTYGSVKELKGRHTYELNLSGKIVLPGFIDSHVHFIDGGLQLARVPLRGVSSKDDFISKVKEAVRDKFHGQWILGGGWNNDVWGGDFPTAAWLDDISPDNPVWLSRMDGHMGVANSLAMKIAGIDKNTNDPIGGTIMRTTEGEPTGLLVDTAMKLVFDVIQEVSIRERRDALLRASTHALKRGVTTVVDVGSYFPGSSAEKTWQDFSDIYEWAHSMGKMTIRACLFFPMPTWSRTSDLIDEHGRSLSQWIHLGGVKAFLDGSLGSSSALFHEPYEGDLGNSGLQVVDMDNLLNRTIESDRAGLQVAIHAIGDKANDMLLDMFDKVVDSNGVKDRRFRIEHAQHLAPGAANRFGKHGTIASVQPDHVLDDANSAAKKIGIERAERSSYKFRSLLAGGARLTFGSDWPVSDINPLQAIQTAMSRKPPGWEVPWIPAERLSLDESLKAHTISAAYACFLDHVVGSLSEGKYADFVVLLSTSWDEFSNDLPGHVLATYVSGKQAYP, encoded by the exons ATGCCAGCCCACAGCGCTCTCCTCGCGGCGGCCATTGCCATAGCCACCgccgtcttcctcctcccttcgGCTTCCCGCCTGTCAT GGACGCCGCGGGGCCGCTTCGCCGACATGATACTGGCCAACGCCACCATCTACACCGCCGATCCCGCCCGCCCCTTCGCCGACGCCATGGCAGTCCGCGCCGGCCGTGTGCTCCGCGTCGGGACCTACGGATCCGTTAAG GAGTTGAAGGGTCGCCACACATATGAGTTGAATCTCAGTGGTAAAATTGTGCTGCCGGGGTTCATCGATTCCCATGTGCACTTCATTGATGGTGGCTTGCAG CTAGCGAGGGTGCCACTTCGAGGGGTCAGTAGCAAAGATGACTTCATCAGCAAGGTCAAGGAAGCTGTCAGAG ATAAGTTTCATGGGCAGTGGATTTTAGGAGGAGGTTGGAACAATGATGTTTGGGGAGGTGATTTCCCTACTGCTGCTTGGTTGGATGATATATCACCTGATAATCCA GTCTGGCTCTCACGCATGGATGGTCATATGGGAGTAGCCAACTCATTAGCTATGAAGATTGCTGGGATTGACAAAAACACAAATGATCCAATTGGTGGAACTATTATGAGAACAACTGAAGGAG AGCCTACTGGTCTTCTAGTTGATACTGCTATGAAGCTTGTGTTTGATGTGATTCAAGAAGTCTCTATCCGTGAAAGAAGAGATGCTCTTCTTAGAGCAAGTACACATGCCCTAAAGAGGGGGGTGACTACTGTTGTTGATGTTGGAAGTTACTTTCCTGGGAGCTCAGCCGAGAAAACATGGCAAGATTTTTCAG ACATCTATGAATGGGCTCACTCTATGGGAAAAATGACTATCAGAGCATGCTTATTCTTCCCAATGCCTACATGGTCTCGCACTTCT GATCTTATTGATGAACATGGTCGATCGCTAAGTCAATGGATCCACCTAGGTGGTGTTAAAGCTTTTCTTGATGGTTCGCTGGGTTCTTCAAGTGCATTGTTCCATGAG CCTTACGAGGGTGATCTTGGTAATTCTGGTCTCCAAGTGGTAGATATGGATAATCTTCTCAATAGAACAATAGAATCTGACAGAGCTGGACTTCAG gtTGCAATACACGCAATTGGGGATAAAGCTAATGACATGCTTCTGGATATGTTCGACAAGGTTGTTGACTCGAATGGAGTGAAGGACCGTAGATTCCGG ATTGAGCATGCCCAACATCTGGCTCCAGGTGCAGCAAACCGCTTTGGCAAACATGGTACCATTGCATCCGTGCAG CCAGATCATGTATTAGATGATGCCAACTCTGCTGCAAAGAAGATTGGGATAGAGCGGGCCGAGCGAAGTTCCTATAAGTTTCGATCACTATTAGCCGGTGGCGCTAGGCTGACTTTTGGTTCTGATTGGCCT GTTTCAGATATTAATCCCTTACAAGCTATTCAAACTGCGATGTCCCGTAAGCCTCCTGGATGGGAAGTCCCCTGGATCCCTGCAGAACGCTTGTCCCTAGACGAATCATTGAAAGC GCACACAATATCTGCTGCCTACGCCTGCTTCCTTGACCATGTTGTGGGCAGCCTTTCTGAAGGGAAATACGCCGATTTCGTGGTTCTGCTTTCTACCTCGTGGGACGAGTTCTCCAACGATCTGCCTGGGCACGTCCTGGCGACGTACGTGAGCGGCAAGCAGGCCTATCCATGA
- the LOC133910245 gene encoding uncharacterized protein LOC133910245: protein MGNGLSPCLHPTAAVRLVYWGAHTRLVTDDACITAGDVAAEHPAGGHVVCPADSFFVGLPIPVISPGEELLPGRTYFVLPAARFACLKVLTAATLAALSPAPAKVPLAGPGQCPFEYVKGDGGATLIRVMPEFIEKVITCDGGRRGGKSCGAVVASSATAELCSTPELKRHYAQLVGPRNQTWSPRLETIAECGRSKWLRSPARLLSSR from the coding sequence ATGGGCAACGGTCTCTCCCCGTGCCTGCACCcgacggcggcggtgaggcTTGTCTACTGGGGCGCGCACACGAGGCTGGTCACCGACGACGCGTGCATCACCGCGGGGGATGTCGCAGCCGAGCACCCAGCAGGCGGCCACGTCGTCTGCCCTGCCGACTCCTTCTTCGTCGGCCTCCCGATCCCGGTCATATCGCCCGGCGAGGAGCTGCTGCCGGGGCGGACCTACTTCGTCCTCCCCGCGGCGCGGTTCGCCTGCCTCAAGGTGCTCACCGCGGCCACGCTCGCCGCGCTGTCGCCTGCGCCCGCGAAGGTGCCCCTCGCCGGCCCCGGGCAGTGCCCGTTCGAGTACGTCAAGGGCGACGGCGGCGCCACGCTCATCAGGGTCATGCCGGAGTTCATCGAGAAGGTGATCACCTGCGACGGCGGCCGGCGTGGGGGCAAGTCCTGCGGCGCGGTGGTGGCGTCTTCAGCGACGGCGGAGCTGTGCAGCACGCCTGAGCTGAAGAGGCATTACGCGCAGCTCGTCGGACCGAGGAACCAGACATGGTCGCCGAGGCTCGAGACCATAGCGGAGTGTGGTAGGAGCAAGTGGCTGAGGTCGCCGGCGAGATTGTTGTCTTCACGATAG
- the LOC133909614 gene encoding protein IRON-RELATED TRANSCRIPTION FACTOR 2-like: MDHQLFDDTFASSISSLEADMVFSGGQMPSPPWPDLDLDLDLDDDIHDLSAPAANATSSGGYGSGGSGSHRKVSHNAYERDRRKQLNELYSSLRSLLPDADHTKKLSIPTTVSRVLKYIPELQKQVDNLERKREELTNANCKPGVLDTKESITPVVSATCLNDMEIMVQVSLLSNVAATTLPLSKCIKVLENEGLHLISSSTYSTFENRTFYNLHFQRNQTTMKKECPAFCEELEKVVRKKAGE, from the exons ATGGACCACCAGCTGTTCGACGACACCTTCGCGAGCAGCATCTCGTCGCTGGAGGCGGACATGGTCTTCTCCGGTGGCCAGATGCCGTCGCCGCCGTGGCCGGACCTCGACCTCGACCTCGACCTCGACGACGACATCCACGACCTCTCCGCGCCGGCCGCCAACGCCACCTCCTCTGGCGGCTACGGCTCGGGCGGCTCCGGTTCCCACAGGAAGGTCAGCCACAACGCGTACGAGCGCGACCGCCGGAAGCAGCTCAACGAGCTCTACTCCTCACTCCGctccctcctccccgacgccgaTCACACT AAGAAGCTGAGCATTCCCACCACGGTGTCTCGAGTCCTCAAGTACATCCCCGAGCTTCAGAAGCAGGTGGACAACctggagaggaagagggaggagcTGACGAACGCCAACTGCAAACCAGGAGTGCTGGACACGAAGGAGAGCATAACTCCAGTTGTTTCTGCTACTTGCCTCAACGACATGGAGATCATGGTTCAGGTCAGCCTGCTCAGCAATGTGGCTGCCACAACGCTACCTCTCTCCAAGTGTATAAAAGTTTTGGAGAACGAAGGCCTTCACCTGATCAGTTCATCAACTTACTCCACCTTTGAGAACAGGACATTCTATAACCTCCATTTCCAG AGAAATCAAACGACGATGAAAAAGGAATGCCCAGCGTTCTGCGAGGAACTGGAGAAGGTCGTCAGGAAGAAAGCAGGAGAGTAG